In Microvenator marinus, one genomic interval encodes:
- the rpoN gene encoding RNA polymerase factor sigma-54, whose product MAMELRQQVKMSQQLRMTPQLQQAIKLLQLSRMELINAVRQEMVENPVLEEIQDAQDSRDDRTEFDRRAEEFESPAKNEERAEERDVKEKIDWESYLENYSAPTPGNSYLGMNEERSLEQTLSTSESLVDHLMEQVRLSGMNEDEEYIATLIIGNLDEAGYLRNSTVEEIAEDAEVSVEDVEFVLGIIQHEFDPLGVAARDLRECLLIQAAVLYPRDTLIEEMIRDHIPNLERKSFAKIAKAVDADEDEVIDAARAISMLEPKPGRAFMDSSADYITPDIYIRKVGDDYVPILNDDGMPKLKISGYYKRELAKKKASGGQDEVKDYIQDKLRGAMWLIRSIHQRQNTIMKVTESIIKFQKDFFDKGVEHLKPLVLRDVADDIEMHESTVSRVTTNKYVHTPRGTFELKYFFNSSITNLDGEDLASQAVKAKIKDIISNEDGRKPLSDAKIVEILGKEGIDIARRTVAKYRESLGILSSAKRKQVY is encoded by the coding sequence ATGGCGATGGAATTAAGACAACAGGTCAAGATGAGCCAGCAGTTGCGGATGACTCCGCAACTTCAGCAAGCGATCAAGCTCTTACAGCTTTCGCGTATGGAGCTCATCAACGCCGTTCGCCAGGAGATGGTTGAAAACCCGGTTCTTGAGGAGATTCAGGACGCACAAGACTCGAGGGACGATCGAACCGAGTTTGATCGGCGTGCCGAGGAGTTCGAGTCACCTGCAAAGAACGAGGAACGTGCCGAAGAAAGAGACGTCAAAGAAAAGATCGATTGGGAGAGTTATTTAGAGAACTATTCGGCGCCAACCCCGGGGAACTCCTACCTCGGTATGAACGAGGAGCGTAGCCTTGAGCAGACCCTCTCGACGAGCGAGTCCCTTGTGGACCACTTGATGGAGCAGGTTCGACTCTCTGGTATGAACGAGGACGAGGAATACATCGCGACCTTGATCATCGGAAATCTGGACGAAGCTGGATACCTGCGGAATTCAACGGTTGAGGAGATCGCTGAGGACGCGGAAGTCTCGGTTGAAGACGTGGAGTTTGTGCTGGGCATTATTCAACATGAGTTTGATCCTTTGGGCGTTGCCGCTCGGGATCTGCGCGAGTGTCTTTTGATACAGGCCGCCGTCCTCTACCCAAGGGATACACTTATCGAAGAGATGATCAGGGATCATATTCCTAACCTCGAGCGCAAGAGTTTTGCGAAGATCGCAAAGGCTGTAGACGCCGATGAAGACGAGGTCATCGACGCCGCCCGCGCCATCTCAATGCTTGAGCCCAAGCCAGGGCGCGCCTTTATGGATTCGAGCGCAGATTATATCACCCCCGATATCTACATTCGTAAAGTGGGTGACGACTACGTGCCGATCCTCAATGATGACGGAATGCCGAAACTAAAGATTTCAGGCTATTACAAGCGTGAGTTGGCGAAAAAGAAGGCATCAGGTGGACAAGATGAAGTCAAGGATTACATTCAAGACAAGCTCCGAGGAGCGATGTGGTTGATCCGCAGTATTCATCAGCGTCAGAACACCATCATGAAAGTCACCGAGAGCATCATCAAGTTTCAGAAGGACTTCTTCGACAAAGGGGTTGAACACCTGAAGCCTTTGGTCTTGCGCGACGTGGCGGACGATATCGAGATGCACGAATCGACCGTGAGCCGTGTCACCACGAATAAGTACGTACACACACCTCGGGGCACGTTTGAGCTCAAATACTTCTTCAACTCGTCGATTACGAACCTCGACGGAGAAGACCTTGCGAGTCAGGCGGTTAAGGCAAAAATCAAAGATATCATTTCGAATGAAGACGGGCGCAAACCCTTGAGTGACGCAAAAATTGTGGAAATTTTGGGGAAAGAGGGAATTGACATCGCCCGTCGAACGGTTGCCAAATACAGGGAGAGTCTTGGCATACTCTCGAGCGCGAAGCGCAAACAGGTCTATTGA
- the hpf gene encoding ribosome hibernation-promoting factor, HPF/YfiA family has product MNTQVAFRQMDTSPALRDYATHKLEKIVDKYVHGSVDASVVMSVQKYWHIADFTLNIKNLTVKGQERSEDMYSSIDLALDKIEKQLRRHKDRIRDHKPSNGEARRFKMGVISPVDVDDDPEVDDSLAVLNTYVEETETPPVIEANETRVFRQKEFTAKSMTVEDAIVQLDILEDREFYVFTNAETNAINVVFKRRDGRVGLIET; this is encoded by the coding sequence ATGAACACACAGGTCGCATTCAGGCAGATGGATACTTCTCCGGCACTCCGTGATTACGCCACGCATAAGTTGGAAAAAATCGTGGATAAATATGTGCACGGAAGCGTGGACGCTTCTGTCGTGATGAGTGTTCAGAAGTATTGGCACATCGCTGACTTTACGCTGAACATCAAGAATCTGACCGTGAAAGGCCAGGAGCGAAGTGAGGATATGTACTCCTCGATCGACCTTGCATTGGACAAGATCGAGAAGCAACTTCGTCGACACAAGGATCGGATCCGCGACCACAAGCCATCGAATGGTGAGGCGCGTAGATTCAAGATGGGTGTGATTTCTCCGGTTGACGTGGATGACGATCCCGAGGTGGACGATTCACTGGCCGTCTTGAACACCTACGTTGAGGAGACCGAGACTCCTCCGGTGATCGAGGCCAATGAGACTCGCGTTTTCCGCCAGAAGGAATTCACGGCGAAGTCGATGACTGTTGAGGACGCGATTGTGCAGCTCGATATCCTTGAGGATCGAGAGTTCTACGTGTTCACGAACGCGGAAACGAACGCGATTAACGTTGTCTTTAAGCGA